The stretch of DNA TATATATTTGTTAGTTGCAATTATATAATTAGAATTAAGATTATGTTCTTTTCCTTTTTCATTGGTAACACACCCACCAGCTTCCTCAACAATGAGCTTTCCCGCTGCAATATCCCACGGCTTTAGACCACGCTCATAGAAAGCCTCAAATACCCCCCTTGCC from Deferribacterota bacterium encodes:
- a CDS encoding inositol monophosphatase family protein, producing the protein ARGVFEAFYERGLKPWDIAAGKLIVEEAGGCVTNEKGKEHNLNSNYIIATNKYIHNNLIGLINEY